A stretch of Thermodesulfovibrionales bacterium DNA encodes these proteins:
- a CDS encoding glycosyltransferase codes for MISSPVIDSRSVLNGVRAASNGRQLRIAMLSIHSNPLGELGTEDTGGMSVYVRELSRELGIAGHNVDIFTCADNGRLDSEAFLSERVRLIHLRVGNNGRVAKNRLFGYLPEVFLSLEKYVSANRLSYDLVHSHYWLSGAVGRRVQERWYVPHVVMFHTTGIAKRVACGQEREPALRLINEKRLAHSSNRILAATERERNLLVRYYGVTGEKIGIVPCGVNLERFQPVSQRLARKELGLEDSRFIVLYVGRFAPVKGLDRLMAAAAHLRALPGVTFLVVGGDGQEEDSTVALRRFAQKASVEGMVRFQGRIEHDLLPLYYSAADVLVVPSYYESFGLVALESLACGTPVISARVGAMETLIASGGTGLLVDTPSPRSFASAIEQLLSDSMNGGMSRERIRASVLGYGWANVASAVAREYGAFSPPCVRGEYGPAMQ; via the coding sequence ATGATTTCATCTCCGGTTATCGATTCCCGCAGCGTCTTGAACGGAGTCCGGGCGGCGTCAAACGGACGGCAGCTGCGAATCGCGATGCTCAGCATCCATTCCAATCCCCTCGGTGAACTCGGGACCGAGGACACGGGAGGCATGAGTGTGTACGTGCGTGAACTTTCGCGCGAACTCGGCATTGCGGGGCACAATGTCGATATTTTCACCTGCGCCGACAATGGGAGGCTGGATTCTGAGGCGTTTTTATCCGAACGGGTCCGACTCATCCATCTGCGAGTCGGAAACAACGGGAGGGTCGCGAAGAACAGACTCTTCGGATATCTGCCGGAGGTCTTCCTGTCTCTTGAAAAGTATGTGTCCGCCAACCGGCTTTCCTATGATCTCGTCCACAGCCACTATTGGCTGTCCGGCGCCGTGGGGCGACGGGTACAGGAGCGGTGGTATGTGCCTCACGTAGTGATGTTTCATACAACGGGCATCGCGAAGCGAGTCGCCTGCGGCCAGGAGAGGGAGCCGGCCCTCCGTCTGATCAACGAGAAGAGACTGGCCCACTCGAGCAACCGGATCCTTGCTGCGACCGAGAGGGAAAGGAACCTACTTGTGCGATACTACGGTGTAACGGGGGAGAAAATCGGGATTGTACCCTGCGGGGTGAACCTGGAACGGTTCCAGCCCGTTTCGCAAAGACTTGCCCGAAAAGAGCTCGGGCTGGAGGATTCCCGGTTCATTGTTCTCTACGTCGGGAGGTTCGCCCCCGTCAAGGGACTCGACAGGCTCATGGCCGCAGCGGCGCATCTCCGCGCACTCCCGGGCGTCACGTTCCTTGTAGTCGGCGGTGACGGACAGGAGGAGGATTCGACGGTCGCACTGAGACGGTTCGCCCAAAAGGCCTCGGTTGAAGGCATGGTGAGATTTCAGGGAAGGATCGAACATGATCTTCTCCCCTTGTATTACAGCGCGGCAGACGTCCTTGTCGTGCCGTCTTACTATGAGAGTTTCGGCCTCGTAGCCCTCGAATCGCTTGCCTGCGGCACGCCCGTCATCTCCGCGCGAGTGGGAGCCATGGAAACGTTGATCGCAAGCGGCGGGACAGGACTCCTCGTCGACACGCCGAGTCCCCGTTCGTTTGCATCGGCCATCGAGCAGCTTTTGAGCGATTCAATGAACGGCGGTATGTCCCGCGAGAGGATACGCGCTTCCGTTCTCGGCTATGGCTGGGCGAATGTCGCCTCGGCCGTCGCGCGAGAGTATGGGGCCTTTTCTCCGCCTTGCGTGCGCGGGGAATACGGACCCGCGATGCAATGA
- a CDS encoding GNAT family N-acetyltransferase: MSESGLKLMRAGIGGTVTVRPLHDLDLYWRASVSPLKWGCLFMLPPWLRVWSSHFGQGSKTRLYVVTERDLLLGAAPLLISGETAHLIGDSDLIDYSDFIVTPSREREFFLTLSDRLKREGISRLDMGRVRSDSAAFSCVKACSTVLDDTVSCEPVDELFEMDLPETWDGYLGLLSGRERHETRRKLRRLESAGDIAVRVIEEKQEVAAAMDAFMALFRANASEKVRFMTVAVESFFRSLAAAMAEAGLLKLFFLDLNGMPVAATMCFDYDSTIYLYNSGYDGEFSQLSAGLLGIVFSIRESIARGRQKFNFLRGSEPYKRRLGGLPAKLHHCEVVLK; the protein is encoded by the coding sequence ATGTCAGAAAGTGGTTTAAAACTCATGAGGGCAGGGATCGGCGGGACGGTAACCGTCAGACCGCTTCATGATCTGGATCTCTACTGGCGGGCTTCCGTGAGTCCGCTGAAGTGGGGTTGTCTCTTCATGCTTCCCCCGTGGCTTCGTGTCTGGTCGTCGCACTTCGGGCAGGGGTCGAAGACGCGCCTCTACGTCGTGACGGAGCGGGACCTGCTCCTCGGTGCGGCGCCACTCTTAATCAGCGGAGAGACGGCTCATCTCATCGGTGACAGCGACCTGATCGACTATAGCGACTTCATCGTCACGCCCTCGCGGGAGCGAGAATTCTTCTTGACCCTTTCGGATCGCCTGAAGCGGGAGGGCATCAGCCGTCTCGACATGGGTCGCGTCCGATCCGATTCGGCGGCATTCTCCTGTGTCAAGGCATGCTCTACCGTGCTTGACGACACTGTATCCTGTGAGCCCGTGGACGAGCTCTTCGAGATGGATTTGCCGGAAACCTGGGACGGGTACCTCGGCCTGTTGTCGGGAAGGGAGCGGCACGAGACGCGCCGAAAGCTCCGCCGTCTTGAAAGTGCGGGAGATATCGCGGTGCGAGTCATCGAAGAGAAGCAAGAGGTTGCAGCTGCGATGGACGCCTTCATGGCACTCTTCCGGGCCAATGCGAGCGAAAAGGTGCGGTTCATGACCGTTGCGGTCGAGTCGTTCTTCAGGTCTCTTGCAGCGGCGATGGCCGAAGCGGGACTCTTAAAGCTCTTTTTTCTCGATCTGAACGGTATGCCGGTTGCGGCGACGATGTGTTTCGACTACGACTCGACGATCTATCTCTATAACAGCGGCTACGACGGGGAATTTAGCCAGCTGAGCGCCGGACTGCTCGGCATCGTCTTCAGCATACGGGAAAGCATCGCGCGCGGCAGGCAGAAGTTTAATTTCCTCCGGGGCAGCGAGCCATACAAGAGACGCCTCGGCGGCCTTCCGGCGAAGCTCCATCACTGCGAGGTCGTCCTGAAATGA